The DNA region CGATCGGGACGGCGCAGAGGAGGGCGTGCAGACGGCGATGATCGGGGATCGATCGGCGGTGCAGCACGAGGTCTCCCTCGCGCCCGGAGAATCGACCACGATCACGATCGAGTTCCAGGGCACCGGCGCAGGTGAGCGTCTCACCGAAGTGCTGCACACCCCGCTGATCGACACCCCCGTCACGAGTCGATCACCGCTCCGATGCGCTTCGTGACATTGACAGCTCGATAGGGTACTGTCGACTCACTGGGGAATATCTGACGTCCGCAATCCTGCCGTGGGGGCAGGACGACGTCACGCAGTTGGATGCAGGGGTGTATCCAAAGGCGATTCCGCGTGAAATTCTGGGGAGAAATCATGCTGAAGAAACTGGCTGCCATCAGCCTTGCCGCCGGCGCGCTCGTACTCGTCGCGCCCACCGTCGCAACCGCTGCGCCGACGGTTCCGTCCGCGTCGTCCGACTCGTATCCGACGCCTCCCGGCGCCAAGGTCGGCGATCCGATCATCGACATCTGCGAAGCCTCGACGATCGTGTTCGGACCGGGCTACTTCCTGCCGTCCGAGAACGTGAACGTTTCGGTTTCTGGCTACAACGCAGGGAAAGCCGCGGTCTCCGGCAACACCGCTGCCGGAGACGGCAGCCTGACGCTCACGTTCCGTCCGCCGTCCGACGGAGAGGGCTCCTACGCCGTCGCCTTCAACGGCTCGCGTGCGTACACGGCGACGATCACGGTCTCGCACGGCCACGATGCTGCCGTGAGCTGCGACCACGATCCTGGAGTCGCGGCCGCAGGTTCTGAGCTGCCGCTCACCGGCGGGGGTATCGAGCTGGCCCTCACGGGCGGGAACGTCTCGCCGTGGATCCTCGGCGGCGGAGCAGCTGCGCTGGTCGCCGGCGGAGCACTCGTCGCGGTCGGAGCTGCACGCCGCAAGCGCGCCTAGGTCCGGCTGCCGCCTCGTGCGGTGGTCGACTGGACGACGGTGATCCCTCCCCCTCCGATCACCGTCGTCTGGTGCATCCGGTGGAACCCACCGGAAGCCCACGGCCGCTCTCCTTCGGGAGGCGACCGTGGGCTTTGTCATGCGCACTGACCTCGCGCTCCAGCGGGCACGGACCAGCACAGAATTCCGCCGCTCCGGGACACCCGGGGTCACGGCTCAGGAGTCGGCGTCTCCGTCGGAGGATGCAGCTTCTGCTGGATCATCTCGTGGATGAATGCGTAGTCGGGCTGGTGCTCGTCCACGCCGGTCTCGGGTGTGAGTTCGATCGAGGTGACCGGTTGCTCCTTGGCCTTGAGCATCAGATCGAAGAACTCCGGGAGCTTGTCGGAGGGAAGGTCGGTGCTGATCAGCGCCGTCCCCGCCGCGGCCACCTCGTTGAAACGCGTGAGAACCGTCTGCGGGGTGAACTGCGCCAGAATCGCGGCCTGCAGCTCTCTCTGACGCTTCATGCGATCCCAGTCGCTGGTGGTGTACCGCGAGCGGGCGTACCACTGCGCCGTATCGCCATCCATGCGCTGCTTGCCGGGCTCGATCCATCCGATAGCCCACTCGTTCACATCGCTGCCCGTCCATCCCTCCGGCGGGCCGCCCTTCGGCAGACGCTCGGTGACGTCGATCTCCACGCCGCCCAGAGCGTCGACGAGCTCTGCGAAGCCGTGCATGTCGACGAAGACGTAGTACGGGATCTCGATTCCGAGAACTCCCTCCGCCGCGTCCTTCGTCGCCTCGATCCCGGGTTCCGAGCCGTTGGCCTTGGCATCCGGATAGAGGCCGGTGCCACCATCCTCTCGACAGACCTCCGCGGCGTTCCGTACATGGTTCATCCAGCCGTTCCAGCCGCAGGTCGATGAGCCATGGCCTTCGAACCCGTTCGGATACAGCTCCTGCATCGGACTGCCGTCGCTGAACGGCGCATTCGGAAGCTCTCGCGGGATACCGGTGATCGTGACAGCCCCGGTGTCGGCGTTCACGGAGACCACCGAGATGCTGTCGAACCGCATCGAATCGCGCCCGTCACCACTGTCGGCGCCGAGGAGAAGGATGTTGTAGTAGCCGTCGCTGGGCTGCACGCTCGGTCCGCTCTGTCCGAAGATCGAGCCGATCGTGTTGCGCACCGATCCGACGGCGGTCGCAGCGTAGCCTGCGCCGCCTCCCACGAGTCCCAACAGCACCAACGCGACGACCGGGATGGCGAATCGGGACGGCCCAGGCACTTTCACGAGTCGCACCAGGCGGAGAGTGTCGAAGGTGAGCACGGCCCAGAGCACGACGTACCCCACCAGCAGCACCTGCACGATCGTCAGGACCACGGCGGAGAAGAACCCGCCACCGATCGTGAGCCAGAGCAGGACAGGGCGGGCGAAGAGCGCGAGGCCCAGTGCCACGATCGCGAGGAACCAGGAGAGCAACGTGGCACCGAGACCGAATCGCCCGAGGCGACGGTTGCCGGCGAGCACCTGCGCGGAGCCCGGAACCAGGAGGTTCACCGCGATCAGCCACCACCCGCGTTTGACCATCGTCCCCGAATCGGCGGGATCAGGATGCCGCAGCGGCCGGGTCTCGATGAGCGGGCGCCGTGTTGCGCGCGGAGGCGCAAGAGTCACAGTGAACCCTTCAGCCGTTCGTTCTTCTCCTCGACCTGCGCCTCGAGCGCACGTGCGTACTCCTCGACGCTATCGGCGAGAGCCTCATCCGACGTTCCGAGAATCCGCGCGGCCAGCAGACCGGCGTTGCGCGCCCCGCCGATGGACACGGTCGCCACCGGGATACCCGCGGGCATCTGCACGATCGACAGCAGGGAATCCATGCCGTCGAGATATGCGAGCGGCACCGGCACGCCGACGACGGGAAGCGGTGTCATGGAGGCGAGCATGCCGGGCAGATGGGCGGCTCCCCCGGCACCGGCGATGATGACGCGGATGCCACGTGAACGCGCGTCGCGCGCGTACGACATGAGCTTGTCGGGTGTGCGGTGCGCGGAGACGACCTCCACCTCGTGGGGGATCCCGAAATCCGTGAGCGCCTGAGACGCATCGCTCATCACGCGCCAGTCGGAGTCGGATCCCATCACGACGCCGACCAGGGGCTCGGCGGAAGAATGCAGTGGCTCGGTCACCAGATCAGGGTACGGTCTGCCGCTGTGAGATTCCCCGAACGGCACACCACTTGCCGCGCATGTGTGGCGAAGAGCCGCCACATGCGATCTGATCAGACGAAGTGCGCGGCGACGGCACGGGCGACGTAGACCGCATCGTCGAGATCATCGTCTGCAACGTTCACGTGGCCGACCTTCCGACCGGGCCGGGGCGCCTTCCCGTAGGTGTGGATCTTCGCCTGCGGGTGCTCAGACATCGCGGCCCCGAAGCGCTCGTCCAACGTCCCTTCGGCCGGGCCGCCGAGGATGTTCACCATCACTGACCACGCGGCGCTCGGCGCGGTGCTCCCGAGAGGAAGATCGGCGACCGCCCGCAGATGCTGTTCGAACTGGCCGGTGACGGCGCCGTCCTGACTCCAGTGGCCGCTGTTGTGCGGACGCATCGCGAGCTCGTTGACGAGTATCCGCTCGTCGTCGGTCTCGAACAGCTCAACCGCCAGCATGCCCGTCACGCCCAGACCTTCCGCGATGGTGCGACCGATCGACTCCGCGACCTCCACCAAACGCTCGGTCGCGGCAGGAGCCGGGGCGATGACCTCGGCACATACCCCGTCGCGCTGAACGGTCTCGACGACGGGGTAGGCGACGATCTCGCCGCCGACGCCACGCGCCACCTGCTGGGCGAGCTCACGCACGAACGGGACGAGCTCCTCGACGAGCAGGGCGTCTCCGTCGGCGAGCGCCGCCAGCCAGTCCTGTGCCTCCTCCGCCGCACGCACGACCCGCACGCCTTTGCCGTCATAGCCTCCGCGTGGCGTCTTCACCACGCCTGCTCCGGCGTGCTCGTCCAGGAAAGCCTGCAGTTCGGCGGCGGTGCGCACAGCCGCCCATTCGGGCTGAGGGATCCCCAGCTCTGCGAGGCGCGCGCGCATCACGAGCTTGTCCTGGGCGTACTGGAGCGCATCCGGCCCCGGGTGCACGGAGACGCCGTCCGCGACCAGCTGTCGGAGAACGTCCTGCGGCACGTGCTCATGGTCGAAGGTCACGACATCGACGCCGGCCGCGAAAGCCCGCACCGTATCAAGATCGCGGTAGTCGCCCACGGCGGTGGACGCCAGCTCGGCAGACATCCCCTCCCCCTCTGCGAGCACCCGCAGTTCGATCCCGAGCTCGACCGCCGGAGCGATCATCATCCGGGCCAGCTGTCCTCCGCCGATCACGCCAACACGCAACGCCATGTGCCGCCTCCATTCGTCTGCACCCATTCTTCCGCACGCGACCGGGCGCGCACGACCGGTTGCCGATGGGCGTCGCCGGCGCCGGCTCGCTCCGCGGCATGCCCGGCGAGGGAACTCAGTCGCCGACGGCCTGCGCGTCGCGGTGGGCGAGGATCTGCCCGACCTCGATCTGGTCGGCAAGAGTCTCGTGCACCAGAGTCACGTTCGGCACGTTCGGCAGTCGCAGCGGCGCGTCGACGCCGTTCGAGAGGGTGATCGTGCCCGACCCCCACAACCGCTGCAAGGGCCCCCGCCGAACGGCGATCGTGTAGCCCCGGGCATGCGACATCTCATGGCGCCGACGAGAACCGATCCCCTGGCGGACGATGACCCGCCGCGTCGTGACGGTGGTGCTCCGCGAGTACCAGACGATGAACGGCAGCACGACGGCGAACAGCAACAGCGCACCCGCCGCGGCGAGGAGCATCCAGTCCTCGAACCCCGCCGGGAGGTTGCCGAAGAAGTATGCCGTCGCCCCGAAGGTGGCGATGAGGACGAGAGCCGACCAGAACAGCCGACGTGCGTGGCTTCGGAAGCGCGCGATCAGCAGCTCCTCCGAAGGCGTACCGGGCGGCGGCATCAGGGGCCGCCCGCCGAGCGTCACAGGCTGGGTCACCCCACCATTGTGCCCGTGATCTGCGACAAAGCCGTCTGTGCGGCGGCGTGTCAGCTTCCGGCCGGGCGCACGTGCACGACATCCCCCGCAGAGATCGCGTGCTCGAGACCTTCGGATTCGACGA from Microbacterium sp. SY138 includes:
- a CDS encoding LCP family protein, giving the protein MTLAPPRATRRPLIETRPLRHPDPADSGTMVKRGWWLIAVNLLVPGSAQVLAGNRRLGRFGLGATLLSWFLAIVALGLALFARPVLLWLTIGGGFFSAVVLTIVQVLLVGYVVLWAVLTFDTLRLVRLVKVPGPSRFAIPVVALVLLGLVGGGAGYAATAVGSVRNTIGSIFGQSGPSVQPSDGYYNILLLGADSGDGRDSMRFDSISVVSVNADTGAVTITGIPRELPNAPFSDGSPMQELYPNGFEGHGSSTCGWNGWMNHVRNAAEVCREDGGTGLYPDAKANGSEPGIEATKDAAEGVLGIEIPYYVFVDMHGFAELVDALGGVEIDVTERLPKGGPPEGWTGSDVNEWAIGWIEPGKQRMDGDTAQWYARSRYTTSDWDRMKRQRELQAAILAQFTPQTVLTRFNEVAAAGTALISTDLPSDKLPEFFDLMLKAKEQPVTSIELTPETGVDEHQPDYAFIHEMIQQKLHPPTETPTPEP
- the purE gene encoding 5-(carboxyamino)imidazole ribonucleotide mutase, with product MGSDSDWRVMSDASQALTDFGIPHEVEVVSAHRTPDKLMSYARDARSRGIRVIIAGAGGAAHLPGMLASMTPLPVVGVPVPLAYLDGMDSLLSIVQMPAGIPVATVSIGGARNAGLLAARILGTSDEALADSVEEYARALEAQVEEKNERLKGSL
- a CDS encoding 5-(carboxyamino)imidazole ribonucleotide synthase — protein: MALRVGVIGGGQLARMMIAPAVELGIELRVLAEGEGMSAELASTAVGDYRDLDTVRAFAAGVDVVTFDHEHVPQDVLRQLVADGVSVHPGPDALQYAQDKLVMRARLAELGIPQPEWAAVRTAAELQAFLDEHAGAGVVKTPRGGYDGKGVRVVRAAEEAQDWLAALADGDALLVEELVPFVRELAQQVARGVGGEIVAYPVVETVQRDGVCAEVIAPAPAATERLVEVAESIGRTIAEGLGVTGMLAVELFETDDERILVNELAMRPHNSGHWSQDGAVTGQFEQHLRAVADLPLGSTAPSAAWSVMVNILGGPAEGTLDERFGAAMSEHPQAKIHTYGKAPRPGRKVGHVNVADDDLDDAVYVARAVAAHFV
- a CDS encoding PH domain-containing protein, with the translated sequence MPPPGTPSEELLIARFRSHARRLFWSALVLIATFGATAYFFGNLPAGFEDWMLLAAAGALLLFAVVLPFIVWYSRSTTVTTRRVIVRQGIGSRRRHEMSHARGYTIAVRRGPLQRLWGSGTITLSNGVDAPLRLPNVPNVTLVHETLADQIEVGQILAHRDAQAVGD